Proteins co-encoded in one Bemisia tabaci chromosome 9, PGI_BMITA_v3 genomic window:
- the LOC140225404 gene encoding uncharacterized protein, with translation MYKLIVNEIARTRPYLVRNETREVSTTNMIVNEPSPEPSLPDTQNPTSTNHQIERDNSESADTSFRVQGIPLEDFLDSQLSHQLFVDLAGDDEPLPALPEAPTSTSQNNPFYGQYPLSAYFQDEEMPELDAPYTASSEGFSGDVAWDNQPETRRPPVSVLGDGWNAPETGNGRVSRMSHRTWDILLSVNPATGSGDTPPGARAPLRFEASSSGMTVRPEMRRSYSPRTLYDAWSVPSETGPPPREATSLPVQPETETMREAGTLYDVWNIAPENSSRVPISGIRDQLSSDALFILSTSTAPSRGNSISGEISTTSEILAGALATLNEPYGELVPVPRATTSSSMSGSGTATVNADVTSGAITAGAASSGAAITGKVTSEAATSGAAFTSTLTTPNELLQAFLLMLRTAVPNKMSTSDIANANIPIASGSVISGTSSQGAASLNAVTSSPDFSSSGFSGTVISGAAIPGAAFPGASASSVAPSGATTPSTAISGTISFEAAISGPTCFSSGAFDTTSVAATSGIVTSATSTPGTSTSSTSTSGTSTSGTSTFSIATSGIATSGIATSGIATSGIATSGIATSGIATSGIATSSLDIPSAAPLGATIPSTAISRAITFDAASFEAAVFGPDTFGTTTADAAVSGASTSGTALPGAVPPGAVPPGAVPPGTALPGTVLSGSVPPGTTPPGPVTSRGATSGPIPDDSICNCSKCERLEDTASAEEIESEGGGGCGGCCADLEVLHRLRGRRTCITTSPSFRELVLNRRFLNLTRHLLACKSPDPRRRSAFTRRRPSPKLWRSIAAKQFLYWVVSARNFDRRHCVKVPLCVAAAIHRRFK, from the exons aTGTACAAATTAATAGTAAATGAAATTGCAAGAACAAGACCATACTTGGTTCGTAATGAAACGAGGGAGGTTTCTACCACGAACATGATCGTTAACGAGCCCTCTCCCGAGCCTAGCCTACCAGACACACAGAACCCAACCTCAACGAATCATCAGATCGAAAGAGACAATTCGGAGTCTGCAGATACAAGTTTTCGAGTACAG ggaatCCCTCTTGAAGACTTCTTGGACAGCCAGCTCTCACATCAGCTCTTCGTGGACTTAGCAGGAGACGATGAACCACTTCCGGCGTTACCGGAAGCACCCACCTCGACTTCCCAGAACAACCCGTTTTATGGCCAGTACCCTCTCAGTGCCTACTTCCAAGACGAGGAGATGCCTGAACTGGATGCTCCTTACACGGCGAGTTCCGAGGGGTTCTCCGGTGACGTAGCCTGGGACAACCAACCGGAAACGAGGAGGCCACCGGTGAGCGTCCTTGGGGACGGATGGAACGCACCGGAAACCGGAAACGGCCGGGTGTCCCGGATGTCCCATAGGACCTGGGACATCCTGCTCTCGGTCAACCCCGCGACAGGTTCCGGCGATACTCCTCCTGGCGCCAGAGCCCCGCTAAGATTCGAGGCCTCTTCTTCCGGTATGACGGTCCGACCGGAAATGAGGCGCAGCTACTCTCCGAGAACGTTGTACGACGCGTGGAGCGTTCCATCGGAAACGGGGCCGCCGCCTCGCGAGGCCACGTCACTTCCGGTTcaaccggaaacggaaaccaTGCGGGAGGCCGGCACTCTGTACGACGTGTGGAACATCGCCCCCGAAAATAGTTCTCGAGTGCCCATTTCCGGAATCCGAGACCAGTTGAGTTCGGATGCTCTTTTTATCCTCTCAACCTCTACAGCGCCCTCTCGAGGCAATTCTATTTCCGGTGAAATTTCGACCACGTCGGAGATTCTGGCCGGTGCTCTGGCCACTCTCAATGAACCTTACGGGGAATTAGTTCCGGTTCCCAGAGCGACGACTTCCAGCTCGATGTCCGGTTCCGGTACAGCGACCGTTAACGCCGATGTTACTTCCGGTGCAATTACTGCCGGGGCAGCTTCTTCCGGTGCAGCCATCACTGGTAAAGTCACTTCTGAGGCAGCCACTTCCGGTGCAGCTTTTACCAGTACTCTTACCACTCCGAATGAACTGCTCCAAGCGTTCCTGCTGATGCTTAGAACAGCAGTACCCAACAAAATGTCTACTTCCGACATAGCTAATGCTAACATCCCCATTGCCTCCGGCTCAGTCATTTCCGGGACAAGCTCTCAAGGTGCAGCCTCTCTCAACGCAGTGACATCCAGTCCAGACTTTTCTAGCTCAGGCTTTTCCGGCACAGTTATTTCCGGCGCAGCCATTCCTGGTGCAGCCTTTCCCGGCGCATCCGCTTCCAGTGTAGCCCCTTCCGGTGCAACCACTCCCAGCACAGCCATTTCCGGGACAATCTCTTTTGAGGCTGCGATATCCGGTCCAACCTGTTTCAGTTCAGGAGCTTTTGACACTACTTCCGTTGCAGCCACTTCCGGTATAGTCACTTCCGCTACATCCACTCCCGGTACATCTACTTCCAGTACATCCACTTCCGGTACATCCACTTCCGGTACATCCACTTTCAGTATAGCCACTTCCGGCATAGCCACTTCCGGTATAGCCACTTCCGGTATAGCCACTTCCGGTATAGCCACTTCCGGTATAGCCACTTCCGGTATAGCCACTTCCGGCATAGCCACTTCCAGTTTAGACATTCCCAGTGCGGCCCCTCTTGGCGCAACGATTCCCAGCACAGCCATTTCCAGGGCAATCACTTTTGATGCAGCTTCTTTTGAGGCAGCCGTTTTTGGTCCAGACACTTTCGGCACGACTACTGCCGATGCAGCCGTTTCCGGCGCATCCACTTCCGGTACAGCCCTTCCCGGTGCAGTCCCTCCCGGTGCAGTCCCTCCCGGTGCAGTCCCTCCCGGTACAGCCCTTCCCGGTACAGTCCTTTCCGGTTCAGTCCCTCCCGGTACAACCCCTCCCGGTCCGGTCACGTCCCGTGGAGCCACTTCCGGGCCGATACCCGACGACAGCATCTGCAACTGCAGCAAATGCGAGCGTCTGGAGGACACCGCCAGCGCGGAGGAGATCGAAAGCGAGGGTGGAGGCGGGTGCGGAGGTTGCTGCGCCGACCTGGAGGTCCTCCACCGGCTCCGAGGGCGCCGGACCTGCATCACGACCTCGCCCTCCTTCCGGGAGCTGGTGCTCAACCGTCGCTTCCTCAACCTCACCCGCCACCTCCTGGCCTGCAAGTCGCCGGACCCGCGCCGGAGGTCGGCCTTCACGCGCCGCCGCCCCTCGCCCAAGTTGTGGCGCTCCATCGCCGCCAAGCAGTTCCTCTACTGGGTCGTGTCCGCTCGCAACTTCGACCGGCGACATTGCGTCAAGGTCCCCCTCTGCGTCGCCGCCGCTATCCACAGGAGGTTTAAGTGA